A region of Flavobacterium album DNA encodes the following proteins:
- a CDS encoding MBOAT family O-acyltransferase — translation MLFNSLPFAVFLPIVFLLYWRISPKNLHLQNVLLLAASYFFYACWDWRFLFLLLFSTALDYVTGLNIVAVQSQRVKKFWFWLSISVNLCFLGVFKYYNFFADSFTTAMSGLGLTVHPATLNIILPVGISFYTFHGLSYVIDVYKGRIKTERNFIDYALFVSFFPLLVAGPIERATHLLPQLKRERIFNLNNIKYGLRQILWGLFKKIVIADQCAKYANAIFDNSDTLSGNSLAFGALFFTFQIYGDFSGYSDIALGTARLFGIDLMRNFAYPYFSRDIAEFWRRWHISLSGWFRDYVYIPLGGSRTSPLKKTRNIFIIFILSGFWHGANWTFIAWGILNALYFLPLLLTGRNRDNIEIAGGDGLFPSFKETLGMATTFCLTVFAWIFFRAENIGHAFRYVGKVFSKSLFDMPDFEEKTQGVLLLGVAFLFLLAEWIGRKEQYAIARLGLTWNRPARWAFYYLLIAAIFLYGGKEQQFIYFQF, via the coding sequence ATGTTATTTAACTCACTACCTTTTGCAGTTTTCCTGCCCATAGTATTCCTGCTGTATTGGCGGATAAGTCCAAAAAATCTGCACCTGCAAAATGTATTGTTGCTAGCAGCCAGTTATTTCTTTTATGCCTGTTGGGACTGGCGTTTCCTGTTTCTTTTACTATTTTCTACAGCATTGGATTATGTTACAGGCTTAAATATAGTGGCTGTGCAAAGCCAAAGGGTCAAAAAGTTTTGGTTCTGGCTGAGCATCTCCGTAAATCTATGTTTTCTGGGTGTTTTTAAATACTATAATTTCTTTGCTGACAGTTTCACAACGGCAATGTCCGGTTTGGGCCTTACGGTACATCCGGCAACATTAAATATCATATTGCCCGTAGGGATCTCTTTCTATACTTTTCATGGCCTTTCCTATGTCATTGATGTTTATAAAGGCCGTATCAAAACCGAAAGGAATTTTATAGATTATGCGCTCTTCGTGAGTTTCTTCCCATTGCTTGTGGCCGGGCCTATTGAGCGGGCAACGCACTTGCTCCCACAGTTGAAGCGGGAGCGCATTTTTAACCTCAACAATATAAAGTACGGCCTCCGTCAGATACTTTGGGGGCTTTTCAAAAAGATCGTCATTGCCGACCAATGTGCAAAATATGCCAATGCCATATTTGACAATTCCGATACCCTTTCAGGAAACAGCCTGGCTTTTGGGGCACTGTTCTTCACGTTCCAGATATATGGGGACTTTTCGGGATATTCTGATATAGCGTTAGGCACGGCACGACTGTTTGGCATCGACCTGATGCGGAATTTTGCTTACCCGTATTTCTCCCGGGATATTGCCGAATTCTGGCGCAGATGGCACATATCGCTTTCCGGATGGTTCAGGGATTATGTTTATATCCCGCTTGGAGGAAGCAGGACCAGCCCGTTAAAAAAGACAAGGAATATATTCATCATATTCATCCTGAGTGGATTTTGGCACGGTGCTAACTGGACCTTTATTGCATGGGGGATACTCAATGCGTTATATTTTTTACCCTTGCTGCTCACCGGCCGCAATAGGGATAATATTGAAATTGCGGGCGGAGATGGACTTTTCCCATCATTTAAAGAAACCTTGGGAATGGCAACGACTTTTTGCCTGACCGTTTTTGCGTGGATATTTTTCAGGGCAGAGAATATCGGGCACGCTTTCAGGTATGTTGGGAAGGTGTTCTCAAAAAGCCTTTTTGACATGCCTGATTTTGAAGAAAAAACACAAGGCGTGCTATTACTTGGCGTAGCCTTTTTGTTCCTTTTGGCTGAATGGATCGGCAGGAAAGAGCAATATGCCATTGCAAGGCTGGGACTCACATGGAACAGGCCTGCCCGGTGGGCATTTTATTATTTACTGATCGCTGCTATATTTCTATACGGCGGCAAAGAGCAGCAATTCATTTATTTCCAGTTTTAG
- the ligA gene encoding NAD-dependent DNA ligase LigA — MNIEQQINALREELNQHNHNYYVLDAPTISDFEFDIKLKELQDLEAKHPEYYDADSPTLRVGGAVTKNFNTIAHEYRMYSLDNSYSKEELLEWEKRVHRGLGTDNVQYTCELKYDGASISITYENGKLSRAVTRGDGFQGDEVTTNIKTIRAVPLKLKGDYPEKFEIRGEIILPLEGFAKMNQDILANGGTAYANPRNTASGSLKLQDSAEVAKRPLDCLLYSLIGNNLPVATQFEGLDKARHWGFKVPKEARLAKNMEEVMQFIGHWDIHRHELPYETDGVVIKVNDIHQQEELGYTSKSPRWAIAYKFKAERVSTRLNSITYQVGRTGAITPVANLEPVQLGGTTVKRASLHNADQIEKLDIREGDEVFVEKGGEIIPKIIAVDFTKRPEDSKPTIYIEKCPECFTELERKEGEAQHYCPNYYGCPPQIIGRIQHYISRKAMDIEGLGGETVALLYNSDLVHNYADLYELKKEQVVPLERMADKSAENLINGIAASKQIPFERVLYALGIRYVGETVAKKLAKHYKNIDNLANASLMDLVLVDEIGERIAQSVIEFFENEENRKLVERLKSYGVQLETTAADTSVSDMLAGKIFVVSGVFAKFSRDELKKAIEDNGGKVGSSISSKTDYVIAGDNMGPAKLEKANQLGVKIISEDEFISLVSS, encoded by the coding sequence ATGAACATCGAACAGCAGATAAACGCCCTTCGGGAAGAACTCAACCAGCACAACCATAATTACTACGTACTTGATGCCCCGACCATATCCGACTTTGAGTTTGACATCAAACTCAAAGAACTTCAGGATCTGGAGGCAAAGCATCCTGAATATTATGATGCCGACTCTCCTACCCTGCGTGTGGGCGGTGCGGTTACCAAAAACTTCAATACGATAGCACACGAATACCGCATGTATTCACTGGACAACAGCTATTCCAAAGAGGAGCTGCTGGAATGGGAAAAACGTGTGCACCGGGGCTTAGGAACCGATAATGTGCAGTACACCTGCGAGCTGAAATACGACGGCGCTTCCATAAGCATTACTTATGAAAACGGGAAACTAAGTCGGGCAGTAACACGTGGCGACGGTTTTCAGGGCGATGAAGTGACTACCAATATAAAGACCATACGCGCTGTTCCGCTTAAGCTAAAAGGCGACTACCCTGAAAAATTCGAGATTCGCGGGGAGATCATCCTCCCGCTTGAAGGGTTTGCCAAAATGAACCAGGACATCCTGGCTAATGGCGGTACGGCCTACGCCAATCCGCGTAATACCGCATCGGGCTCCCTAAAGCTGCAGGATAGCGCTGAAGTGGCCAAACGCCCGCTGGATTGTTTATTGTATTCTCTTATTGGCAATAACCTTCCTGTCGCTACGCAGTTTGAAGGCCTTGACAAAGCGCGCCATTGGGGCTTTAAAGTCCCTAAGGAAGCACGCCTTGCCAAAAATATGGAAGAAGTGATGCAATTCATAGGCCATTGGGACATACACCGCCATGAACTGCCGTATGAAACCGATGGTGTGGTAATAAAAGTGAACGATATCCACCAGCAGGAGGAACTGGGCTATACCTCCAAGTCGCCACGCTGGGCTATTGCATACAAGTTTAAGGCGGAACGCGTTTCTACCAGGCTAAATTCAATTACCTACCAGGTGGGCCGTACCGGTGCGATAACCCCGGTTGCGAATCTGGAACCTGTACAGCTTGGCGGTACGACCGTAAAACGTGCGTCACTCCACAACGCCGACCAGATTGAAAAGCTGGACATCCGTGAAGGCGATGAAGTATTTGTAGAAAAAGGCGGCGAGATCATCCCTAAAATCATTGCGGTTGATTTTACAAAAAGGCCGGAAGATTCAAAACCAACTATTTATATTGAAAAATGCCCGGAGTGCTTTACGGAACTGGAACGCAAAGAAGGCGAAGCACAGCACTACTGCCCTAACTACTATGGCTGCCCTCCGCAGATAATCGGGCGCATACAGCATTATATTTCGCGAAAGGCGATGGATATCGAGGGCCTTGGCGGCGAAACCGTGGCGTTGCTATATAATTCAGACCTGGTGCACAATTATGCCGACCTCTATGAACTGAAAAAAGAACAAGTTGTCCCACTGGAGCGCATGGCAGATAAGTCGGCGGAGAACCTTATCAATGGTATTGCCGCATCGAAGCAAATCCCGTTCGAGCGCGTGCTGTATGCCCTTGGGATACGTTACGTGGGCGAAACCGTTGCCAAAAAACTGGCAAAACACTACAAAAACATTGACAATCTGGCGAATGCCTCGTTAATGGATTTGGTTTTGGTTGATGAGATCGGAGAACGCATTGCGCAAAGTGTTATTGAGTTTTTTGAAAATGAAGAGAACCGCAAGCTTGTAGAACGCCTGAAAAGCTATGGTGTACAACTGGAAACCACTGCTGCCGATACAAGCGTAAGCGACATGCTTGCCGGCAAAATATTTGTGGTATCGGGTGTTTTTGCCAAATTCTCACGCGATGAACTGAAAAAAGCGATAGAAGATAATGGCGGCAAAGTTGGCAGCTCTATATCATCTAAAACCGACTATGTGATTGCCGGTGACAATATGGGCCCTGCGAAATTGGAAAAAGCAAATCAGCTGGGTGTAAAGATCATTAGTGAGGATGAGTTTATTTCTTTAGTAAGTTCCTGA
- a CDS encoding DUF6495 family protein codes for MKYARLTKEQLEELHPEFINFLASQSIDKTEWDTLKKEKPEVAEQEIDVFSDLIWENVVSKAEWLEHYSKNHIFLFKLDQEKMESIVIHAHTPIADFLTEGGLQWLNENIFSDEVQIQRGAKPFSQERNDEIFSLIEQGAILSDGTLYKQLEDMF; via the coding sequence ATGAAATACGCACGACTTACAAAAGAACAGCTTGAAGAACTGCACCCGGAATTCATAAACTTCCTGGCATCGCAGTCTATAGATAAAACCGAATGGGATACCCTGAAAAAAGAAAAACCTGAAGTAGCCGAACAGGAGATCGATGTGTTCTCTGACCTGATATGGGAAAACGTGGTTTCCAAAGCGGAATGGCTGGAACATTATTCTAAAAATCATATCTTCCTGTTCAAGCTCGACCAGGAAAAAATGGAAAGCATCGTTATCCATGCACATACTCCCATAGCCGATTTCCTTACAGAAGGCGGCCTGCAATGGCTCAATGAAAATATCTTTTCGGATGAAGTACAAATCCAGCGTGGCGCGAAGCCTTTCAGCCAGGAAAGGAACGATGAGATATTCAGCCTTATCGAGCAGGGCGCTATTTTGAGCGACGGTACGCTTTATAAGCAACTGGAGGATATGTTTTAG